The genomic region TTCATCGCGAGTGGCGAGATGGCGGTCGCATATTTCAAAGCTCATGCCTCGCGCGGGTTCTGGCCCATTGTGAACCGGGGCGAGCTCGCCGTTCTCTATTGTTTTGTCTTCTTGTACATTGCCACCCAGGGTGATGGACGCTTGAGTTTTCGACGGCTTATCCAAAAGAGCCCACCGAAATAAAGCGGTGACGGCAGACGTTCACGAGGCTTGAACCCTCTCTGCCACGGATGTATTCGTGGGCTCCC from Acidobacteriota bacterium harbors:
- a CDS encoding DoxX family protein, whose product is MRIVVGFLFACHGAQKLFGVLGGRKELHDIQGALAGVIEFGAGIAVAIGFFSAIAAFIASGEMAVAYFKAHASRGFWPIVNRGELAVLYCFVFLYIATQGDGRLSFRRLIQKSPPK